A section of the Oscillospiraceae bacterium genome encodes:
- a CDS encoding PHP domain-containing protein codes for MRKYLLPEGGQFYKANLHCHTNVSDGRLSPAEMKEEYKKRGYSVIAYTDHNVLVPHPELTDEDFVVLHGVEYDLTEEAKNGEGFHQLKTCHICLVGTDPDYTVQPCFRDSWLYQHLPDKSVVQRDESIPPYEFQYNADYINDMIKTSREKGYFVTYNHPAWSQEGYEIYSKYEGMNAMEICNYGCMTEGYHDYNPHVYDELLRQGKKLYCIATDDNHNGHPMDSPYCDSFGGFTMIKADKLEYRTITDALLKGNFYASQGPEIHSLYVEDNKLHIKSSDAARIVFTTGLRRSFCAYPLEGDTINEAEFELRPDDIYVRVTVFDKSGKPADTNAYFMEDIL; via the coding sequence ATGAGAAAGTATTTGTTACCCGAAGGCGGTCAGTTTTACAAAGCAAATCTGCATTGCCACACCAACGTATCTGACGGGAGACTGTCTCCGGCAGAAATGAAAGAAGAATACAAAAAAAGAGGCTATTCCGTAATTGCATATACAGACCACAATGTGTTGGTACCTCATCCGGAGTTAACTGACGAAGACTTTGTAGTTCTTCACGGTGTGGAATATGACCTCACCGAAGAAGCCAAAAATGGAGAAGGATTTCATCAGTTGAAAACCTGTCATATTTGTTTGGTTGGCACTGACCCCGATTACACGGTGCAGCCTTGTTTCCGCGATTCCTGGTTATATCAGCATCTGCCGGATAAGTCTGTGGTGCAGCGTGATGAATCCATCCCACCGTATGAATTCCAGTACAATGCAGATTATATTAATGATATGATAAAGACTTCCCGTGAAAAAGGTTATTTTGTGACCTATAATCACCCTGCCTGGTCTCAGGAAGGTTACGAAATTTACAGCAAATACGAAGGTATGAATGCTATGGAGATCTGCAACTACGGTTGTATGACGGAAGGATATCACGATTATAATCCCCACGTGTATGACGAGTTGCTTCGTCAGGGCAAAAAGCTTTATTGTATTGCCACAGATGATAATCATAACGGTCATCCCATGGATAGCCCGTACTGTGATTCCTTTGGCGGCTTTACTATGATTAAGGCAGATAAATTGGAATACAGAACCATTACCGATGCCCTGTTAAAAGGAAACTTTTATGCGTCCCAAGGTCCTGAAATTCATAGCTTGTATGTGGAAGATAATAAATTACATATCAAGTCTTCCGATGCAGCAAGAATCGTGTTTACCACCGGTCTTCGTCGCAGTTTCTGTGCGTATCCGCTGGAAGGGGATACCATCAACGAAGCTGAATTTGAACTCCGTCCCGATGATATTTATGTGAGAGTGACAGTATTTGATAAATCCGGAAAACCTGCCGACACCAACGCATATTTTATGGAAGATATTTTATAA
- a CDS encoding PHP domain-containing protein, translating into MRTYLLPENGQFYKANLHCHSTISDGQLTPEEIKEAYKQRGYSVVAYTDHNILVPHPELQSDDFVALYGMEYYFDEVLPGQSWEQSRTTHFCLISLDPENVIQPCFYQPNWFYDRLLERNDPRYKVTLDPNEPVYERVFTPDGVNEVIKTAREKGFFVTYNHPKWAKECYETYSQYKGMHAIEICNYGSYVKGFHEYNTKVYEEKLHNGEKIFGISADDNHNFEPFDSPYNDSFGAFTMIKAENLDYRSITDAMTKGHFYASMGPEIYSMYLEGNKLHVKTSDAAIINFTSGIRHCYNEYCPEGGKLNEVIFDVWPQDIFFRVTVCDKEGRRATSNAYFVEDYIK; encoded by the coding sequence ATGAGAACTTATTTATTGCCTGAAAACGGGCAGTTTTATAAAGCAAATTTGCATTGTCACTCCACCATTTCCGACGGACAGTTAACCCCTGAGGAAATCAAAGAGGCATACAAACAGCGCGGCTATTCTGTTGTAGCATATACCGACCACAATATTTTAGTGCCGCATCCGGAGCTTCAAAGCGACGATTTTGTGGCATTATACGGGATGGAATACTATTTTGATGAGGTGCTTCCCGGTCAATCCTGGGAGCAATCCAGAACCACCCATTTTTGCCTGATTTCATTGGATCCCGAAAACGTGATTCAGCCTTGCTTTTATCAACCCAACTGGTTTTATGACCGGCTTTTGGAACGCAATGATCCCCGTTATAAAGTGACTTTGGATCCCAATGAGCCCGTTTATGAAAGAGTGTTCACTCCCGACGGTGTGAACGAAGTGATTAAAACCGCTCGCGAAAAAGGATTTTTCGTTACATACAATCATCCCAAGTGGGCAAAGGAATGTTACGAAACCTATAGCCAATACAAAGGGATGCACGCCATCGAAATCTGTAACTACGGCTCCTATGTGAAAGGGTTCCACGAATACAACACCAAGGTGTATGAAGAAAAACTGCATAACGGCGAAAAAATCTTCGGAATTTCTGCCGATGATAACCATAACTTTGAGCCCTTTGACAGTCCTTATAACGATTCCTTCGGTGCTTTTACCATGATTAAAGCGGAAAACTTAGATTACCGCTCCATCACCGATGCGATGACAAAAGGGCATTTTTATGCATCTATGGGCCCCGAAATTTACAGTATGTATCTGGAAGGGAACAAATTGCACGTAAAAACCTCCGATGCGGCAATCATCAACTTCACTTCCGGCATCCGTCATTGTTACAATGAGTATTGTCCGGAAGGTGGCAAACTCAATGAGGTTATTTTTGATGTGTGGCCTCAGGATATTTTCTTCAGAGTAACTGTGTGTGACAAAGAGGGCAGACGCGCCACTTCCAATGCCTACTTTGTGGAAGATTATATCAAATAA